One Bifidobacterium crudilactis genomic region harbors:
- a CDS encoding RecQ family ATP-dependent DNA helicase — protein sequence MTPVDQALDALHTYFGYDSFRLGQDRVVDAILTGHDSLAVMPTGAGKSICYQVPATVLPGVTIVISPLVSLMRDQVDALDDAGIAAAFVNSTQSTEEQRAVISQAAQGSLRLLYVAPERLSAPSFRGLCEHLQISMIAVDEAHCVSQWGQDFRPSYLDIGGFIEGFVRRPIVAAFTATATEQVRADIVRMLNLHDPVMTVTGFDRPNLFLDVIRLSTKQKSEWISRYVHEHADDSGIVYCATRKETDAVAQELRREGVTAAAYHAGLQPEERARAQRAFVNDEVQVVAATNAFGMGIDKSNVRFVIHHNMPESIEAYYQEAGRAGRDGEPARCTLLWNESDIVTRRRLLDMGNANDRLSAEESEFVRSHRRRLLGAMIGYCRTADCLHEYILRYFGQQSGDAAADTAINDSAVSVGGVDDTANTGNTGNTSDAMTASGNPSQVETAVNDAPTGCSNCSNCLGTVKSVDVTDIARMVSRCVHDVGQNFGAGMLVRVLRGSQSQDVLKRGLDRCPSYGKLRDTSEAVIRDVINQMSVDDYLLITEGRLPLVKFGNLAVRTVAPDFRYAITSVIRKGDVPASSVLGASDDGHGQRRTRSGAGASTNGGGQNVTLDPADEEMFQTLRELRTKIAREIGKPPYIVFSDKTLRDMAQRRPLDEESMLEVNGVGEHKLELYGQRFIEVIASTK from the coding sequence GGTGCCCGCAACTGTGCTCCCTGGGGTGACCATCGTCATATCTCCGCTGGTGTCCTTGATGCGAGACCAGGTGGATGCTTTGGACGATGCGGGCATCGCCGCCGCCTTCGTGAATTCGACGCAGAGCACCGAAGAGCAGCGCGCGGTGATTTCGCAAGCCGCCCAAGGCAGTCTGCGCCTGCTGTATGTGGCGCCCGAACGGCTTTCGGCCCCGTCGTTCCGCGGATTGTGCGAGCATCTGCAAATCTCCATGATTGCCGTCGACGAAGCGCACTGCGTCTCGCAATGGGGTCAGGATTTCAGACCGTCGTATCTGGATATCGGTGGATTCATCGAGGGATTCGTCAGACGCCCTATCGTCGCGGCATTCACTGCGACCGCCACCGAACAAGTGCGTGCGGACATCGTGCGTATGCTCAACTTGCATGACCCCGTGATGACGGTGACGGGCTTCGACCGGCCGAACCTTTTCCTCGATGTCATTCGTCTGAGCACCAAACAGAAGTCCGAGTGGATATCCCGCTATGTGCACGAGCATGCCGACGATTCCGGCATCGTCTATTGCGCCACTCGCAAGGAGACCGATGCGGTGGCTCAGGAGCTGCGTCGAGAAGGGGTGACGGCCGCCGCCTACCACGCCGGTTTGCAGCCCGAGGAACGGGCGCGTGCGCAACGCGCATTCGTGAACGACGAGGTGCAGGTGGTGGCGGCGACCAACGCTTTCGGTATGGGAATCGACAAATCGAATGTGCGTTTCGTCATCCATCACAACATGCCGGAAAGCATAGAAGCCTACTATCAGGAGGCTGGACGAGCGGGACGAGATGGTGAGCCTGCACGTTGCACGCTGCTGTGGAACGAGTCGGACATCGTGACTCGCAGACGGCTGCTGGATATGGGCAATGCCAATGACCGTCTCAGTGCGGAAGAAAGCGAATTCGTGCGCTCGCATCGGCGCAGACTGCTGGGCGCGATGATTGGCTATTGCCGGACGGCGGATTGTCTGCACGAATACATCCTGCGCTATTTTGGGCAGCAGAGTGGCGATGCCGCTGCTGATACCGCCATCAATGATTCCGCCGTCTCCGTGGGCGGTGTCGACGATACAGCGAATACCGGCAATACCGGTAATACCTCTGACGCTATGACGGCAAGTGGCAACCCATCACAGGTCGAGACGGCGGTAAACGATGCGCCGACAGGCTGCAGCAATTGCTCGAACTGTCTGGGAACGGTGAAATCCGTTGACGTGACGGATATCGCCAGGATGGTGAGCCGTTGCGTGCATGATGTCGGGCAGAACTTCGGCGCGGGAATGCTGGTCCGGGTTCTGCGCGGTTCGCAGTCGCAGGATGTCCTCAAGCGGGGGTTGGACCGTTGCCCGAGCTATGGCAAGCTTCGCGACACCAGCGAAGCCGTAATCCGCGATGTCATCAACCAGATGAGTGTCGACGACTATCTGCTCATCACCGAAGGGCGTCTGCCGCTGGTGAAGTTCGGCAATCTGGCGGTCCGTACCGTTGCTCCTGATTTCCGATATGCCATCACCAGTGTGATTCGCAAAGGTGATGTCCCAGCTTCGAGTGTTCTGGGAGCATCCGATGACGGGCATGGTCAAAGACGTACGAGAAGCGGTGCAGGTGCGTCTACGAACGGCGGTGGTCAGAACGTGACCCTGGACCCTGCCGATGAGGAGATGTTCCAGACTTTGCGTGAGCTGCGCACCAAGATTGCCCGTGAGATAGGCAAGCCGCCATACATCGTGTTCTCGGACAAAACACTGCGTGATATGGCGCAACGTAGGCCTCTCGACGAGGAATCCATGCTCGAAGTCAACGGCGTGGGCGAGCACAAGCTCGAACTCTACGGCCAGCGCTTCATCGAGGTCATCGCATCGACGAAGTAA
- a CDS encoding type II toxin-antitoxin system RelB/DinJ family antitoxin, with the protein MTNRTISIEDSLNAEATAVLDSIGLNLSMYVKLALRQLVNEGKVPFELKASSRIPTEQTWRRMIEVEAKESGLLSDDAVTFDDPVEAVAELHKASRQA; encoded by the coding sequence ATGACCAACAGAACAATCAGTATCGAGGACTCACTCAATGCAGAGGCCACAGCGGTTCTGGATTCAATCGGGTTGAATCTGAGTATGTACGTCAAACTTGCCCTCAGGCAATTGGTGAATGAGGGCAAAGTCCCTTTCGAGCTTAAAGCGTCATCGCGCATTCCCACCGAACAGACATGGCGACGCATGATTGAAGTGGAGGCAAAGGAGTCGGGCTTGCTTTCTGATGATGCCGTAACCTTTGATGATCCGGTTGAGGCGGTGGCCGAGCTTCACAAGGCATCGCGTCAGGCCTGA
- a CDS encoding type II toxin-antitoxin system mRNA interferase toxin, RelE/StbE family, whose amino-acid sequence MKYRIRFDSQFTREYAQLRHDHVQLADELDELIIEELAVNGTVPDAYRPHMLANPGGNYNGHWEFHLSEGAIDVLVLYLPHHSNPIIRLVRIASHDELFQGRIA is encoded by the coding sequence ATGAAATATCGCATCAGATTCGATTCCCAATTCACCAGAGAATACGCACAATTGAGACATGACCATGTTCAACTCGCTGATGAGTTAGATGAGCTCATCATTGAAGAACTGGCCGTTAACGGAACGGTTCCAGATGCGTACCGGCCACATATGCTTGCCAATCCTGGAGGCAATTACAACGGGCATTGGGAGTTTCATCTTTCCGAAGGCGCAATTGATGTGCTTGTACTGTATCTTCCTCATCACTCGAATCCGATTATTCGGTTGGTGCGTATTGCTTCGCATGATGAGCTGTTCCAAGGCAGAATCGCGTAA
- a CDS encoding S-ribosylhomocysteine lyase, whose product MAKPIVESFELDHTKVKAPYVRLIDVEQGPSGDRISNFDLRLVQPNENAIPTGGLHTIEHMIAVLLRERIPGYIDCSPFGCRTGFHLLAWGEHDTADIAKALKEALDFIANESTWDDVPGTEITSCGNYRDHSLFSAKQWSKDILAEGISSDPFERKVV is encoded by the coding sequence ATGGCGAAACCGATTGTAGAAAGTTTTGAGCTGGACCACACGAAGGTTAAGGCTCCGTATGTGCGTCTGATTGACGTGGAGCAGGGTCCTAGCGGCGACCGTATCTCCAATTTCGACCTGCGCCTGGTGCAGCCCAATGAGAACGCCATTCCTACGGGAGGTCTGCACACCATCGAGCATATGATTGCCGTCCTTCTGCGTGAGCGTATTCCAGGCTATATCGACTGCTCTCCGTTCGGATGCCGCACAGGATTCCACCTGCTGGCGTGGGGCGAGCATGACACTGCCGACATCGCCAAGGCATTGAAGGAAGCATTGGACTTCATCGCCAACGAGTCCACATGGGATGATGTGCCGGGAACCGAAATCACCAGCTGCGGCAACTATCGCGACCACAGCCTGTTCTCCGCCAAGCAGTGGAGCAAGGACATTCTCGCGGAGGGCATCAGCTCCGACCCATTCGAGCGCAAGGTCGTCTGA
- a CDS encoding GNAT family N-acetyltransferase has protein sequence MSESSSADVPENAVSTETVEPNNLTVPVLLTPSLARLSGKESAVPANQETLANGTRHFRQANDDDFDAIQAIFARARRLMSENGNPSQWGSVYPLTETVKEDLHEHRTMLLVDNEGQDEQERILAVFSVCEGEDSTYGTITDGHWLNDEPYVALHRVASAGVAKGVSHDCMAWVTKRYKNVRGDTHEHNKAMQHVFESAGFKRCGIIHLTNHKVGEAERIAYHWVL, from the coding sequence GTGAGCGAATCGTCATCAGCAGATGTACCAGAGAATGCGGTATCGACGGAAACAGTGGAGCCGAATAATCTCACCGTTCCTGTTCTCCTGACGCCGTCATTGGCACGGCTTTCAGGGAAGGAATCGGCGGTCCCCGCGAACCAGGAAACCCTCGCCAACGGCACTCGGCATTTTCGTCAGGCGAATGATGATGATTTTGATGCAATTCAAGCGATTTTCGCGCGGGCACGCCGGCTGATGTCCGAGAACGGCAATCCGAGCCAGTGGGGGTCGGTGTATCCCTTGACCGAAACCGTCAAGGAAGATTTGCACGAGCATCGAACCATGCTGTTGGTCGACAATGAAGGGCAGGACGAGCAGGAGCGTATTCTTGCGGTGTTCTCCGTGTGCGAAGGCGAAGACTCGACATACGGGACCATCACCGATGGCCATTGGTTGAATGACGAACCGTATGTGGCGCTGCACCGCGTGGCATCGGCGGGAGTGGCCAAGGGCGTGTCGCATGACTGCATGGCCTGGGTCACGAAGCGGTACAAGAATGTGCGCGGCGATACCCATGAGCACAACAAGGCGATGCAGCACGTATTCGAGTCGGCGGGCTTCAAACGCTGCGGCATCATTCATCTCACCAATCACAAGGTCGGTGAAGCTGAAAGAATCGCCTATCACTGGGTACTCTAA
- the alr gene encoding alanine racemase translates to MTLTAAPKLEFSSEAGESNYLRACREYPGQAIVDLAVMKRNMQHLVEVCGGANSGTAVMGVVKADAYGHGLVPSALAALAGGATWLGTAQPREALLLRKAGIGSERCHILTWLYNGKAALFEDLISEDIDISVGSLAGIEAVAAAARKLGKPARVHVKVDTGFGRNGFTPEAFDDALGLLGRFKAEGAIEIIGQWSHLAVADMPGQPAFVASTDKQIANFEEFSMRMSQAGLSPQIRHLANTAATLTRPAIHYDLTRPGIGLYGYEPDPSMGTPSKYALTPAMSLQAQLATVKHLEAGHGISYGRTYLTEQETSAAVMPLGYADGIHRSASGSDIEGSLGQEHLGGPVRVMTDAGPKLVRVSGRVCMDQCVLDLHGDADTLGVHEGDTVLLFGPGRGEEACEPTADDWARAAGTICYEIFTCLRSRIPRLYMHAEAVLPRQDIEKLAPESIL, encoded by the coding sequence ATGACATTGACTGCTGCACCTAAGCTGGAGTTTTCTTCCGAAGCCGGAGAATCGAATTACCTACGCGCCTGCCGTGAATACCCCGGCCAGGCGATAGTCGATTTGGCCGTCATGAAACGCAACATGCAACATCTGGTCGAGGTGTGCGGGGGTGCGAATTCCGGTACGGCGGTTATGGGAGTGGTGAAGGCCGATGCCTACGGGCATGGCTTGGTTCCCTCGGCGCTGGCGGCGCTCGCGGGTGGTGCGACTTGGCTGGGTACTGCGCAGCCCCGTGAGGCGCTGCTCCTGCGAAAAGCTGGAATAGGCTCTGAACGTTGCCATATTCTGACGTGGCTGTACAACGGCAAGGCGGCACTGTTCGAAGACCTCATCTCCGAGGATATTGATATTTCCGTGGGCTCCCTGGCGGGCATCGAGGCGGTCGCCGCAGCCGCTCGCAAGCTTGGGAAACCTGCTCGTGTGCATGTCAAGGTTGATACCGGTTTTGGCCGCAACGGGTTCACTCCGGAAGCCTTTGACGATGCCCTGGGTCTGCTCGGTCGTTTCAAAGCCGAGGGAGCCATCGAGATTATCGGTCAATGGAGCCATCTCGCTGTAGCGGATATGCCCGGACAGCCCGCTTTCGTGGCGTCTACAGACAAGCAGATAGCCAATTTCGAAGAGTTCTCCATGCGTATGAGTCAGGCGGGGCTTTCCCCGCAGATACGGCACTTGGCGAATACGGCGGCAACGCTTACCCGTCCGGCGATTCATTATGACCTGACCAGGCCCGGAATCGGGCTGTATGGTTATGAGCCCGATCCCTCAATGGGCACTCCGTCGAAGTATGCCCTGACGCCCGCCATGAGCCTGCAGGCTCAGCTGGCCACGGTCAAGCATCTTGAAGCCGGTCACGGCATCTCCTACGGTCGTACCTATCTGACGGAGCAGGAGACCAGCGCAGCGGTGATGCCTCTCGGCTATGCGGATGGCATTCACCGTTCGGCCTCCGGTTCGGATATCGAGGGTTCCCTGGGGCAGGAGCATCTTGGCGGACCGGTTCGTGTGATGACCGATGCAGGCCCCAAGTTGGTGCGAGTCTCAGGCCGTGTGTGCATGGACCAGTGTGTGCTCGACCTCCACGGTGACGCCGATACGCTTGGCGTGCACGAGGGTGATACCGTGCTGCTGTTCGGCCCCGGGCGCGGTGAGGAAGCGTGCGAACCGACCGCGGATGACTGGGCTCGTGCGGCAGGAACCATATGCTACGAGATATTCACCTGTCTGCGCAGCCGAATCCCCAGGCTCTACATGCATGCCGAGGCTGTTCTGCCCAGGCAGGACATCGAGAAACTTGCTCCCGAGTCAATTCTGTAA
- a CDS encoding Ohr family peroxiredoxin, with amino-acid sequence MSEYKGNEPSEIAYTAVANVTGGRNGHAVSHEPDLELDLDTPVAMGGKGNGTNPEQLFAIGWGACFQGALGLAGKELRIAGSKLAKSKVRAHVSIGPEGESFGIKAKIEVFVPDVDDETVAKLVDRTQELCPYSKATAGNVPTEVVVVDTDPFE; translated from the coding sequence ATGAGCGAATACAAAGGAAATGAACCGTCAGAGATTGCCTACACCGCCGTGGCCAATGTCACCGGTGGTCGAAATGGCCATGCCGTAAGTCATGAGCCTGACCTTGAACTTGATTTGGACACTCCTGTCGCCATGGGTGGCAAGGGCAACGGCACCAACCCGGAGCAGTTGTTCGCCATCGGTTGGGGTGCGTGCTTCCAAGGTGCACTCGGCCTTGCGGGCAAGGAGTTGCGAATCGCCGGAAGCAAGCTGGCGAAGAGCAAGGTGCGTGCGCACGTCTCCATCGGCCCTGAAGGCGAGTCATTCGGCATCAAGGCGAAGATTGAGGTCTTCGTTCCCGATGTCGATGATGAGACCGTGGCCAAGCTCGTCGACCGCACTCAGGAACTGTGCCCCTACTCCAAGGCAACTGCGGGAAATGTGCCCACTGAGGTTGTCGTCGTGGATACGGACCCGTTCGAGTAA